Proteins encoded in a region of the Vicia villosa cultivar HV-30 ecotype Madison, WI linkage group LG5, Vvil1.0, whole genome shotgun sequence genome:
- the LOC131602487 gene encoding peroxisomal ATPase PEX1-like isoform X1: protein MEFSVEAVGSIENCFVSLPLPLIQTLQSTSSSSLPPILALELRSSTHSPHSWFVAWSGATSSSPSSIQISQQFAECVSLPIHSPVQVKVASNIPHASSVSIEPDTEDDWEILELNSEQAEAQILNQVRIVHEGMKFPLRLNGHTVITFHVASVFPKNAVVQLMPGTEVDVAPKTRKRNSDSPEDSHVGSNSKEHTAKMLLRLQEPTDLCRTSTHVKGVELHVGLTPVAFVHPETAKRFSFNVLQLVSIVPRVSKENVSNSRTKSNIMKGKSGSAVNQVENGDTDKKEHRQAIVHLLISESVAKGHVMLAKSLRLYLRASLHSWVYLKACDVILEKSIPSISLSPCRFKLLRQESSVVKDGLNDFHGHRNHIDEKLHGKATSGVSLDTLNWSIHNEVVAALSDESNNKAKEEVASQSQNQKGLQILVRLWYIAQLEAISSITGVEVNSLVIGSKTLLHFELSCYKNGSDEKLQLTSSGNIGKAVEMLFLLTFGEEDLHHGKLTAYEVSLGGKLNNINIEDLKLFERVKLGDPVSLRFLEERASEDHISSNVSFLGWMEKTASDVINRMLVLLSSACGLWFGSCNLPLPGHVLIYGPPGSGKTILAMNVAKSLENREDILAHIIVVSCSKLALEKVSVIRQELANHITDAINHAPSVVIFDDLDSIISTPDSEGSQPSMSVAGLTDFLADIVDEYGEKRRKSCGFGPIAFIATIQSLENMPQSLSSSGRFDFHIKLPAPAASERKAMLKNIIQRRHLQCNDDILLDVVVKCDGYDGYDLEILVDRTVHAAVRRFLPSNAIYEHEGPALLQEDFSQAMHDFLPVSMRDITKSVSDDGRSGWDDVGGLVDIRNAIKEMIELPSKFPKTFAQAPLRLRSNILLYGPPGCGKTHIVGAAAAASSLRFISVKGPELLNKYIGASEQAVRDIFSKAAAAAPCLLFFDEFDSIAPKRGHDNTGVTDRVVNQFLTELDGVEILAGVFVFAATSRPDLLDAALLRPGRLDRLLFCDFPSWHERLEILTVLSKKLPMASDIDLATVANVTEGFSGADLQALLSDAQLAAVHDILDNIDTSGSEKTPVITDALLTLTASNARPSVSEEEKRRLYSIYHQFLDSKRSVAAQSRDAKGKRATLA, encoded by the exons ATGGAGTTCTCCGTCGAGGCGGTGGGAAGCATAGAAAACTGTTTCGTATCCCTCCCTTTACCTCTAATCCAAACTCTCCAATCCACATCTTCATCTTCCCTCCCTCCAATCCTCGCTCTCGAGCTTCGTTCCTCTACTCACTCTCCTCACTCCTGGTTCGTCGCCTGGTCCGGAGCCACTTCCTCTTCTCCTTCATCCATACAAATTTCTCAACAATTCGCCGAATGCGTCTCGTTACCGATTCACTCTCCAGTTCAAGTTAAAGTCGCTTCTAACATCCCTCACGCTTCCTCCGTCTCTATAGAGCCAGATACCGAAGATGATTGGGAGATTCTGGAACTTAATTCCGAACAAGCCGAAGCTCAAATTCTCAATCAG GTTAGGATTGTTCATGAAGGGATGAAGTTTCCTTTGCGTCTAAATGGTCACACTGTTATCACATTCCATGTCGCTTCTGTTTTTCCCAAGAATGCGGTGG TACAACTCATGCCAGGAACTGAAGTTGACGTTGCTCCAAAGACACGCAAGCGAAATTCAGATTCACCAGAAGATTCACATGTTGGTTCAAATAGTAAGGAGCATACTGCAAAGATGCTGCTCCGTTTACAGGAACCAACTGATTTATGTCGTACCAGTACTCATGTCAAAGGTGTTGAGCTTCATGTAGGGCTTACTCCGGTTGCTTTTGTTCACCCAGAAACAGCCAAGCGGTTCTCGTTTAACGTGCTTCAGTTGGTTTCCATAGTGCCGAGAGTATCCAAAGAGAATGTTAGTAATTCCAGAACCAAATCAAACATTATGAAAGGCAAAAGTGGTTCGGCTGTTAATCAAGTTGAGAATGGAGATACGGACAAGAAGGAACATCGACAAGCAATTGTTCATCTGTTGATTTCAGAATCTGTGGCTAAAGGACATGTAATGCTAGCTAAGTCTCTTCGTCTTTATTTGAGAGCTAGCCTGCATTCAT GGGTTTATTTGAAGGCATGTGATGTTATTTTGGAAAAAAGCATTCCTTCCATTTCTCTTTCTCCTTGTCGATTCAAACTGTTAAGGCAGGAGAGCAGTGTTGTGAAAGATGGTCTAAATGATTTTCACGGCCACAGGAATCACATTGATGAAAAATTGCATGGAAAAGCTACTTCAGGTGTCTCTTTGGATACTCTAAATTGGTCGATCCACAATGAAGTTGTTGCAGCTCTCTCTGATGAATCTAATAACAAAGCAAAGGAAGAGGTTGCAAGCCAATCTCAGAATCAAAAGGGATTACAAATTCTTGTACGACTATGGTATATTGCCCAGCTTGAGGCAATTTCTTCCATTACGGGGGTGGAAGTTAATTCATTGGTTATCGGTAGTAAAACCTTGCTTCATTTTGAGTTAAGCTGTTACAAGAATGGGAGTGATGAAAAACTTCAGCTGACTTCTTCAGGAAACATTGGCAAGGCAGTtgaaatgttatttttattaaccTTTGGTGAAGAAGATCTGCACCATGGGAAACTTACTGCATATGAAGTCTCACTTGGTGGAAAACTCAATAACATCAACATTGAGGATCTGAAGCTTTTTGAAAGAGTGAAATTGGGCGATCCTGTTTCTCTTCGTTTTTTAGAAGAGAGAGCCTCCGAAGACCATATTAGTTCAAATGTATCTTTCCTTGGCTGGATGGAGAAAACTGCTTCTGATGTTATCAATA GGATGTTGGTATTATTATCTTCAGCATGTGGTTTGTGGTTTGGCTCATGCAACCTGCCGCTTCCTGGACATGTTCTAATATACGGACCTCCG GGCTCTGGGAAAACTATACTAGCAATGAATGTGGCAAAATCCCTTGAGAATCGCGAAGACATCTTAGCACACAT AATTGTTGTTTCCTGCTCAAAACTTGCTTTGGAGAAAGTCTCAGTTATTCGCCAAGAACTTGCAAACCATATAACTGATGCTATAAACCATGCACCTTCTGTCGTCATCTTTGATGATCTTGATAGTATAATTTCTACCCCTGATTCCGAAGGATCTCAGCCATCAATGTCTGTTGCTGGACTCACAGATTTTCTTGCTGACATTGTGGATGAATATGGG GAGAAGAGGCGGAAATCATGTGGATTTGGACCAATAGCTTTCATAGCAACCATACAGTCCCTAGAGAATATGCCACAATCTTTGAGCTCTTCAG GTCGGTTTGACTTTCACATTAAGCTGCCTGCTCCTGCAGCTTCTGAGCGCAAGGCTATGTTGAAGAATATAATACAAAGGCGGCACTTGCAATGTAATGATGACATCCTACTTGACGTGGTTGTAAAATGTGATGGTTATGATGGCTATGATCTG GAAATATTAGTTGACAGAACTGTCCATGCTGCCGTTCGCCGTTTTCTGCCATCTAATGCCATTTATGAGCATGAGGGTCCAGCTTTACTACAGGAGGATTTCTCTCAGGCAATGCATGATTTTCTCCCGGTTTCAATGCGTGACATTACAAAATCTGTTTCTGATGATGGCCGTTCTGGATGGGACGATGTTGGTGGTCTGGTTGATATTCGAAATGCTATTAAAGAG ATGATAGAATTGCCATCAAAGTTTCCAAAAACTTTTGCACAAGCACCATTAAGATTGCGGTCAAATATCCTTTTATATGGTCCTCCCGGTTGTGGCAAAACTCACATAGTTGGTGCTGCTGCGGCTGCTTCTTCACTTCGATTCATATCAGTGAAAGGGCCAGAGCTGTTAAACAAATACATTGGTGCTTCTGAACAAGCT GTTAGAGATATATTCTCCAAAGCTGCTGCTGCAGCACCATGCCTACTTTTTTTTGATGAATTTGATTCTATTGCTCCTAAGAGAGGGCACGACAATACTGGAGTAACTGATCGTGTTGTCAATCAA TTTTTGACTGAATTAGACGGTGTTGAGATTTTAGCAGGTGTTTTTGTGTTTGCTGCAACCAG TAGACCCGACTTACTGGATGCGGCACTGTTGAGACCGGGTAGGTTAGATCGTCTTCTATTTTGCGACTTTCCATCATGGCATGAGAGATTGGAAATTCTTACAGTACTTTCTAAAAAG